The Halanaerobium praevalens DSM 2228 genome contains a region encoding:
- a CDS encoding YeeE/YedE family protein: MKKFEKIIGFIIIIIILAAAKFWLKTDLLFFRLLMGTGLGYSLARAYTGFAGSVNRAYRTGSTKLMRTLMFMFFITALLMTAFLFGKDPASYNLWIKPINLGLILGGFLFGFGMSISVCCASGVLTDLPQALPRAFTTLIFFMIGVFVGFPIQYTASWVQDSWFSSYIGYRTMGGIFLPDLFQGDGFEGYLGGLLALAGLCLIFTILSYMYESYKKKTGQYSGLEIENIQENLEPIDLKNFKLFSADTYYHLFEKPWTLKQGGIALAIIVTILMGVTGYGWGVSQPYGIWFGKILMFFGISAQSLAEFTKLSAQTFRTPFFEHQISVQNFGILMGAIIYLLTAGKFIEFFNSELNISKKQTLMYALGGLSMGFGTRLAQGCNVGALYTPISNFSLSGWVFLIFMIVGGFVSNKFSEKIY; this comes from the coding sequence ATGAAAAAATTTGAAAAAATTATTGGATTTATAATTATAATTATAATCCTCGCAGCAGCCAAATTTTGGTTAAAAACCGATCTTTTATTTTTTAGATTATTAATGGGAACTGGTTTGGGATATTCTTTAGCCAGAGCTTATACGGGTTTTGCAGGTAGTGTAAACAGAGCTTATAGAACTGGCTCAACCAAATTAATGAGAACTTTAATGTTTATGTTTTTTATTACAGCTCTTTTAATGACTGCCTTTTTGTTTGGTAAAGATCCAGCTAGTTATAATTTATGGATTAAGCCCATAAATCTTGGTCTGATCTTAGGTGGTTTTCTCTTTGGCTTCGGAATGTCAATTTCTGTTTGTTGTGCAAGTGGAGTTCTAACTGATTTACCACAAGCTCTACCAAGAGCATTTACAACGTTAATCTTTTTTATGATTGGAGTTTTTGTTGGTTTTCCAATTCAATATACAGCTAGTTGGGTGCAAGATTCCTGGTTTAGTTCTTATATTGGTTATAGGACAATGGGGGGGATCTTTTTACCAGACTTATTTCAAGGAGATGGCTTTGAAGGTTATTTAGGTGGGCTCTTAGCTCTTGCTGGCTTATGTTTGATTTTCACTATTTTATCTTATATGTATGAAAGCTATAAGAAAAAAACAGGCCAATATAGTGGTTTAGAAATTGAAAATATTCAGGAAAATTTAGAGCCTATAGACTTAAAGAATTTTAAATTATTTAGTGCTGATACTTATTACCATCTATTTGAAAAACCCTGGACTTTAAAACAGGGAGGAATTGCCTTAGCAATTATTGTCACTATTTTAATGGGAGTAACTGGCTATGGCTGGGGGGTCTCTCAACCATATGGTATTTGGTTTGGTAAGATACTAATGTTTTTTGGTATTTCAGCTCAAAGCTTAGCTGAGTTTACTAAACTATCTGCTCAAACATTTAGAACTCCATTTTTCGAACATCAAATTTCTGTTCAAAACTTTGGTATTTTAATGGGAGCAATTATTTATCTTCTAACTGCTGGTAAATTTATAGAATTTTTTAATTCTGAATTAAATATCAGTAAAAAACAAACTCTAATGTATGCTTTAGGTGGTTTATCAATGGGATTTGGAACTCGTTTAGCCCAAGGTTGTAATGTTGGTGCTTTATATACACCAATCTCTAACTTTTCTTTATCTGGTTGGGTTTTCCTAATCTTTATGATTGTTGGTGGTTTTGTTAGTAATAAATTTAGTGAAAAAATATATTAA
- a CDS encoding FAD-dependent oxidoreductase, translated as MNKKILIVGGVAGGAGTAARARRLDESAEIIMFERGSHVSFSNCSLPYHLSGIVKDCDDLVLMCPSKFAEQYNIDARVKSEVVKINREEKTIEVKKLDTGEIYTEAYDKLVLSPGANPIKPQSIKGVNNENVFTIRNVDDIDKLNKYVKNNNVENVAVIGAGYIGVEIAENFVHNDKQVALVEAMDQVMQPFDFDMAQIIQKELHDNGVNVVLSDPLTEVKADQVVLKSGKKIKAEAVVLAIGVSPETELAEAAGLKIGETGGIEVNHNYVTSDPDIYAVGDVIEVYSKIARSKTRLPLAGPAQRQARAAANHIYNIPNKNNGVIGTSVIRAFNYNAAATGLNEKQLKEADIAYDFVYIIPTDKVGLMPDANPLHFKLIYEVPTGKILGAQAVGKGNVDKRIDVMATAILMDATVEDLTESELAYAPLFSTPRNAVNQSTLVATNLINNRYRQVPVTKVRELVENDALIIDVREKDEYQAGHLINAVNIPLSELRERADEIPHDKPVYLHCRSGQRSYNAVLALQGRGFDNVINISGSFLGISFYEYFLDQTTDRNKIVTEYNFN; from the coding sequence ATGAATAAGAAAATTTTAATTGTTGGGGGAGTAGCTGGAGGTGCTGGAACTGCTGCTAGAGCTAGAAGACTGGATGAATCAGCAGAAATTATTATGTTTGAGCGTGGTTCACATGTTTCTTTTTCTAACTGTTCTTTACCATATCATCTAAGTGGAATTGTTAAAGACTGTGATGATCTAGTTTTGATGTGTCCTTCAAAGTTTGCAGAACAATATAATATAGATGCTCGCGTTAAGAGTGAAGTTGTTAAAATAAACAGAGAAGAAAAAACTATTGAAGTTAAAAAATTAGATACTGGTGAAATTTATACTGAAGCTTATGATAAATTAGTCCTCTCACCTGGTGCTAATCCAATTAAGCCACAAAGCATTAAAGGAGTAAATAATGAAAATGTATTTACTATTAGAAATGTAGATGATATTGACAAATTAAATAAATACGTTAAAAATAATAATGTAGAAAATGTAGCAGTTATTGGTGCTGGTTATATTGGAGTTGAAATTGCTGAAAATTTTGTTCATAATGATAAACAAGTAGCTTTAGTAGAAGCTATGGATCAAGTAATGCAGCCTTTTGATTTTGATATGGCCCAGATTATTCAAAAAGAATTACATGATAATGGCGTAAATGTAGTTTTATCAGATCCATTGACTGAAGTGAAAGCTGACCAGGTAGTTTTAAAATCTGGTAAAAAAATTAAAGCTGAAGCTGTTGTCTTAGCAATTGGGGTTAGTCCAGAAACAGAACTAGCAGAAGCAGCTGGACTCAAAATTGGTGAAACAGGTGGAATTGAAGTAAATCATAATTATGTTACAAGTGACCCTGATATTTATGCTGTTGGTGATGTAATTGAAGTTTATTCTAAAATTGCTCGCAGCAAAACAAGATTACCACTTGCTGGTCCAGCTCAAAGACAAGCCAGAGCTGCAGCTAATCATATTTATAATATACCTAATAAAAATAATGGAGTTATTGGAACCTCTGTAATTAGAGCTTTTAATTATAATGCAGCTGCTACTGGATTAAATGAAAAACAGTTAAAAGAAGCTGATATTGCTTATGACTTTGTTTATATTATCCCTACAGATAAAGTTGGTTTAATGCCAGATGCTAATCCTTTACACTTTAAACTAATCTATGAAGTACCTACTGGCAAAATCTTAGGTGCTCAAGCTGTTGGTAAAGGCAATGTAGATAAAAGAATTGATGTTATGGCAACAGCTATTTTAATGGATGCTACTGTAGAAGATCTAACAGAATCAGAGCTTGCTTATGCACCTTTATTCTCTACTCCCAGAAATGCTGTTAATCAATCAACTTTAGTTGCTACAAACTTAATTAATAATCGTTATCGCCAAGTACCAGTAACTAAAGTCAGAGAACTAGTAGAAAATGATGCTTTGATTATTGATGTCAGAGAAAAAGACGAATATCAAGCTGGTCATTTAATAAATGCTGTTAATATTCCTTTAAGTGAACTGAGAGAAAGAGCTGACGAAATTCCACATGATAAACCTGTCTATCTTCACTGCCGCTCAGGCCAGAGAAGTTATAATGCAGTTTTAGCTCTCCAAGGTAGAGGCTTTGATAATGTAATTAATATTTCTGGATCATTTTTAGGAATTTCTTTTTACGAATATTTCTTAGATCAAACTACAGATCGAAATAAAATAGTTACTGAATATAATTTTAACTAA
- a CDS encoding ABC transporter permease, translated as MSLNNKQNNSNNKSKRKNNKNKKTKIEKILTISTWISIFIFWYIITKIGIFTPTLLPGPLRVAKAFIRILENGYNGVPIWMHLGASFKRLFVALFFAISTAIPLGLLSGYFSKVEAIIDSVVEFYRPLPPLAYYTLLVLWFGIDDTSKQILLFLAAFAPIYIACVSAVRKLNQDFVLSAKSLGAKPKDVFLKIVLPASLPEIFTGIRTAFGVAYTTLVSSEMVAATSGIGWMVLDASNFLKSDVIFVGIIIMGITGVVIDAGLRYLERKIIFWKGQL; from the coding sequence ATGAGTTTAAATAATAAACAAAATAATTCTAATAATAAATCAAAACGAAAAAATAATAAAAACAAAAAAACTAAAATTGAAAAAATATTAACTATTTCAACTTGGATTTCAATTTTTATATTTTGGTATATAATTACTAAAATAGGCATTTTTACTCCTACTCTTTTACCTGGCCCCTTGCGAGTTGCTAAAGCTTTTATTCGTATACTCGAAAATGGTTATAATGGAGTTCCGATTTGGATGCATTTGGGGGCTAGTTTTAAACGCTTATTTGTCGCTTTATTTTTTGCAATTTCTACTGCTATACCTTTAGGTCTTTTAAGTGGTTATTTTAGTAAAGTAGAAGCAATTATTGATTCTGTTGTAGAGTTTTATCGTCCTTTACCACCTTTAGCCTATTATACTCTTTTGGTACTTTGGTTTGGCATTGATGATACTTCTAAACAGATTCTTTTATTTTTAGCAGCCTTTGCCCCCATTTATATTGCTTGTGTTTCTGCAGTTAGAAAATTAAATCAAGATTTTGTTTTAAGTGCAAAATCTTTAGGAGCTAAACCAAAAGATGTTTTCCTAAAAATTGTACTTCCTGCTTCTTTACCAGAAATATTTACTGGGATTAGAACAGCTTTTGGAGTCGCCTATACTACTTTAGTTTCTTCAGAAATGGTTGCTGCTACTTCTGGTATTGGTTGGATGGTTTTAGATGCTTCAAATTTTTTAAAAAGTGATGTTATTTTTGTCGGAATTATAATTATGGGAATTACGGGTGTAGTTATTGATGCAGGTTTAAGATATTTAGAAAGAAAAATTATTTTTTGGAAAGGACAGCTTTAA
- a CDS encoding MetQ/NlpA family ABC transporter substrate-binding protein, with amino-acid sequence MKKNYFKKTLLLFVIIGLAFILTACGNNQAENTEESKNLPDEINFGILRVPNDQTIAIAQGFFDDYFTERGIKVNTRVFDSGVEANQALASGSIDFATMGNTNAITALARELKVELIWIHEVLGENEALAVKDGSGIKKVKDLAGKRVAVPFASTSHYILLNVLKEAGIEKEVQLLDMQTAEIVAAWERGDVQAAYTWQPTLAQLLKSGSTLTNSKKMADKGYITANIDVVRKEFSQKYPELVADFISALSQAGDIYRNNPEKAAKIAGDKLGLETEVALHQMQGTSWKTRKELLSADFFGTKTEAGNFAQVMKDTSDFLQAQGSIEESPSQAAFNQFVNPKYIEMSLENDKNSY; translated from the coding sequence ATGAAGAAAAATTATTTTAAAAAAACATTATTACTATTTGTAATTATAGGTTTAGCTTTTATTTTAACTGCTTGTGGTAATAACCAAGCTGAAAACACAGAAGAAAGCAAAAACTTACCTGATGAAATAAACTTTGGAATTTTAAGAGTGCCAAATGATCAAACTATTGCCATAGCCCAAGGATTTTTTGATGATTATTTTACTGAACGTGGAATTAAAGTTAATACTAGAGTTTTTGATTCAGGTGTAGAAGCAAATCAAGCTCTAGCTTCTGGAAGTATTGATTTTGCAACAATGGGAAATACAAATGCAATCACTGCTCTTGCCCGTGAACTTAAAGTAGAACTAATTTGGATTCATGAAGTACTAGGTGAAAATGAGGCTTTAGCTGTAAAAGATGGATCTGGAATAAAAAAAGTAAAAGATTTAGCAGGAAAAAGAGTTGCTGTCCCTTTTGCTTCAACTTCACATTATATTCTACTTAATGTTTTAAAAGAAGCAGGAATTGAAAAAGAAGTTCAATTATTAGATATGCAAACTGCTGAAATTGTAGCAGCCTGGGAACGTGGTGATGTACAAGCAGCTTATACCTGGCAACCAACTCTAGCGCAGCTTTTAAAAAGTGGTTCTACTCTAACTAATAGCAAAAAAATGGCTGATAAAGGTTATATTACTGCTAATATAGATGTAGTTAGAAAAGAATTTTCTCAAAAATATCCAGAATTAGTTGCTGATTTTATTTCTGCTTTAAGCCAAGCTGGTGATATTTATAGAAATAATCCTGAAAAAGCTGCTAAAATTGCTGGTGACAAATTAGGACTTGAAACTGAAGTTGCCCTACATCAAATGCAGGGTACAAGTTGGAAAACTAGAAAAGAACTTCTAAGCGCTGATTTTTTTGGTACTAAAACAGAAGCAGGAAATTTTGCTCAGGTTATGAAAGATACTTCCGATTTTCTACAGGCTCAAGGTTCAATTGAAGAATCACCTTCACAAGCAGCATTTAATCAATTTGTTAATCCTAAATATATTGAAATGTCTTTAGAAAATGATAAAAATTCTTATTAG
- a CDS encoding ABC transporter ATP-binding protein yields the protein MTAQKEKKSLIKIENMSLEYGESINSTLALKNINLEINKGEFICVLGPSGCGKSSLLKCIAGYVNPSSGRVLMQDKEVEGPDWHRGVVFQSPTLYPWMTVNQNVEFGPKMRNLSKNEIENTRKYFLEEVDLSGFGENYTFELSGGMKQRVAIARVLANYPQVVLMDEPFGALDALTRENMQNLIRNIWQENNTTIFFITHDVDEALLLATRVVLMSKQPGEILKIFELDFSKQILTKGSKEVIYNEEYFEVKNEIMELIHNQID from the coding sequence ATGACTGCTCAAAAAGAAAAAAAGAGCTTAATTAAAATTGAAAATATGAGCTTAGAATATGGTGAAAGTATTAATTCAACCCTTGCTTTAAAAAATATTAATTTAGAAATTAATAAAGGAGAATTCATTTGTGTTTTGGGTCCTTCTGGCTGTGGTAAAAGTTCTTTACTTAAATGTATTGCAGGTTATGTAAATCCTAGTTCAGGTAGAGTTTTAATGCAGGATAAAGAAGTTGAAGGGCCTGATTGGCACCGAGGAGTAGTTTTTCAATCTCCTACCCTTTATCCTTGGATGACTGTTAATCAAAATGTTGAATTTGGTCCTAAAATGAGAAATCTAAGTAAAAATGAAATTGAAAATACTAGAAAATATTTTTTAGAAGAAGTAGATTTAAGCGGTTTTGGTGAAAATTATACTTTTGAATTATCAGGTGGAATGAAACAAAGAGTTGCAATTGCAAGAGTCCTGGCTAATTATCCACAAGTTGTTTTAATGGATGAACCTTTTGGAGCTTTAGATGCTTTAACTAGAGAAAATATGCAAAATTTAATTCGTAATATTTGGCAGGAAAATAATACTACTATCTTTTTTATAACCCATGATGTTGATGAAGCCTTACTATTAGCAACTAGAGTTGTTTTGATGTCTAAACAGCCAGGAGAAATTCTTAAAATATTTGAACTTGATTTTTCCAAGCAAATTTTAACAAAAGGTTCTAAAGAAGTTATCTATAATGAAGAGTATTTTGAAGTTAAAAATGAAATTATGGAATTAATTCATAATCAAATTGATTAA
- the ltrA gene encoding group II intron reverse transcriptase/maturase — MKEITEKTYYTLKDKVTKIKNMKAAAKHVLDNGGSAGVDRIDTVEFKENYAVHMRELYREFLEDRYQPKPALRVFIPKSDGRQRPLGIPTVKDRIAQAAVRGILEPIYEKEFCDCSLGFRKGKSQIDAINKIEEYKEQGYKWVLDADIKGFFDNIDHELLIEFIRQKVTDGWVIEIIKSWLTMGVMKDEEYIPTEKGTPQGGVISPLLANIFLHEFDKIMVERGYKLVRFADDFVVMTKSKRKAKRAYEVVKEIITEKLKLELHPEKTVITNFGEGFVFLGFEFIAWRYKRPRKKSLEKFKDKVRKVTKRNQPWKVDSIIKRLNPKIYGWANYFGHGNVKKLFWRLDKWIRMRLRSYMEKKKAVMNQNKRIPNSFFRKKGLVSLLTRLS; from the coding sequence GTGAAAGAGATAACTGAGAAAACGTACTACACTCTTAAAGACAAAGTGACAAAGATTAAAAACATGAAAGCAGCCGCAAAACATGTCTTAGATAACGGTGGTAGTGCAGGTGTTGATAGAATAGATACAGTAGAATTTAAAGAAAACTATGCAGTTCACATGAGAGAATTATACAGAGAATTCTTAGAGGATAGATATCAACCCAAACCAGCACTGAGAGTATTTATCCCAAAAAGTGATGGAAGACAGCGACCACTGGGAATACCCACAGTTAAAGATAGAATAGCTCAGGCTGCAGTGAGAGGAATACTGGAGCCGATATATGAAAAAGAATTCTGTGACTGTTCTTTGGGATTTAGAAAAGGTAAATCGCAGATTGATGCGATAAACAAAATAGAAGAATACAAAGAACAGGGATACAAATGGGTATTAGATGCAGACATTAAAGGGTTTTTCGATAATATAGATCATGAGCTTTTAATAGAATTCATCAGGCAAAAAGTAACAGATGGTTGGGTAATTGAAATAATAAAATCGTGGCTGACCATGGGAGTCATGAAAGATGAAGAATATATACCCACAGAGAAAGGAACCCCTCAGGGTGGTGTAATATCGCCACTTCTGGCGAATATCTTTCTGCATGAGTTCGATAAAATAATGGTAGAAAGAGGGTACAAGCTGGTGCGATTTGCTGATGATTTTGTGGTAATGACAAAATCAAAAAGGAAAGCTAAAAGAGCTTATGAGGTAGTTAAAGAAATTATTACAGAAAAACTCAAATTAGAACTGCATCCAGAAAAGACAGTAATAACTAACTTTGGTGAGGGTTTTGTATTTTTAGGATTTGAATTCATAGCCTGGAGATACAAAAGACCGAGAAAGAAATCACTAGAAAAATTCAAAGATAAAGTTAGAAAAGTTACTAAGAGAAATCAGCCCTGGAAAGTGGATTCAATTATAAAAAGATTAAATCCTAAAATATATGGTTGGGCTAATTATTTCGGCCATGGAAATGTGAAGAAACTTTTCTGGCGTTTAGATAAATGGATACGAATGCGGTTAAGGTCATATATGGAGAAAAAGAAAGCAGTTATGAATCAAAACAAAAGAATCCCCAATTCCTTTTTCAGGAAGAAGGGACTCGTTTCATTACTTACTAGATTGTCCTAA
- a CDS encoding rhodanese-like domain-containing protein → MRKRNLLLSISLVVLTLLVSTVTFAASAVVEDAVNNYFANLPEDNAMIDQTAFVERIKAGEDLFVLDIRQPDVYNEGHIKGAINLPWGPEAIPAALDHLPQDETIYVYCYTAQTANQTVALLNFAGFEAKSVKFGWNLGIAKVEGYEAAVETKANQIGEATAYKVEPEIVKAIEDYYAGLADVSDSIYKNYKISEDMLKMALDSDADLMVVSIRQPNAFAEGHIEGAVNIPWGAGMEDYFGQLPEDKKLVVYCYTGQTAGQTVAGLRMLGYDAVSLNGGMGTSANEPYGWSNKGYKVVQ, encoded by the coding sequence ATGAGAAAAAGAAATTTATTATTATCAATTAGTTTAGTTGTCCTAACATTATTAGTTTCTACAGTAACTTTTGCTGCTTCTGCTGTAGTTGAAGATGCTGTTAATAATTATTTTGCTAACTTACCTGAAGATAATGCAATGATTGATCAAACAGCCTTTGTAGAAAGAATTAAAGCTGGTGAAGATCTTTTTGTTCTAGATATTAGACAGCCTGATGTTTATAATGAAGGTCATATTAAAGGAGCAATTAATTTACCTTGGGGACCAGAAGCAATTCCAGCTGCTTTAGATCATTTACCACAGGATGAAACAATTTATGTTTACTGTTATACTGCTCAAACTGCAAATCAAACTGTTGCTTTATTAAATTTTGCTGGTTTTGAAGCTAAGTCAGTTAAATTTGGTTGGAATTTAGGAATAGCTAAAGTTGAAGGTTATGAAGCTGCAGTTGAAACTAAAGCTAATCAAATAGGAGAAGCCACAGCTTATAAAGTTGAACCAGAAATAGTAAAAGCAATTGAAGATTATTATGCTGGTTTAGCAGATGTTAGTGATTCTATTTATAAAAATTATAAAATTTCGGAAGATATGTTAAAAATGGCCTTAGATTCTGATGCTGATTTAATGGTAGTATCTATTAGACAGCCTAATGCTTTTGCTGAAGGTCATATTGAAGGTGCTGTAAATATTCCTTGGGGAGCTGGAATGGAAGACTATTTTGGTCAGCTACCAGAGGATAAAAAATTAGTTGTATATTGTTATACAGGTCAAACAGCGGGTCAAACAGTTGCTGGTTTAAGAATGTTAGGTTATGATGCTGTATCACTTAATGGAGGAATGGGAACTTCTGCAAATGAACCTTATGGTTGGTCAAATAAGGGTTATAAAGTAGTGCAGTAG
- a CDS encoding sulfurtransferase, translating into MNKKLKVLFILLAFAIILTGCGANISVPGEVGQDIISADKALNLMGNKDVIIVDTQKSSDFKDQHLTGSVNISRNDITTFGPYPNMLAGASKVESTLANNGISNQSEIFIYDNNNNMDAARLWWTMLVYGHDTAKMKVISGGLAALKEAGADFTNGDYKVEKAEYNITEKNEDLIASKADILEKLNTEADNFAILDVRTAAEVGKGVIPGAIHINYLENNQDSGEFYPPSYIQRYYPDNNIIPDKEVIIYCQTSIRAAQSFLALHNAGYRDLKLYDGAWIEWSSDNSTPKGMLTGAPVQPNAQDGS; encoded by the coding sequence ATGAATAAAAAATTAAAAGTACTATTTATTTTATTGGCTTTTGCAATTATCCTTACAGGATGTGGAGCAAATATATCTGTTCCTGGTGAAGTAGGTCAGGATATAATTTCTGCTGATAAAGCTTTGAATTTAATGGGAAATAAAGATGTAATTATAGTTGATACTCAAAAATCTAGTGATTTTAAAGATCAGCATTTAACTGGCTCAGTAAATATTAGTAGGAATGATATTACAACATTTGGACCTTATCCTAATATGCTAGCAGGTGCTTCTAAAGTGGAATCTACTTTAGCCAATAATGGTATTTCTAATCAATCAGAAATTTTTATTTATGATAATAATAATAATATGGATGCAGCTCGTTTATGGTGGACTATGTTGGTTTATGGTCATGATACTGCTAAAATGAAAGTAATAAGTGGTGGTTTAGCTGCTCTCAAAGAAGCTGGAGCTGATTTTACTAATGGTGATTATAAAGTGGAAAAAGCTGAATATAATATAACAGAAAAAAATGAAGATTTAATTGCTAGCAAAGCAGATATCTTAGAGAAATTAAATACTGAAGCTGATAACTTTGCTATTTTAGATGTTAGAACAGCAGCAGAAGTTGGAAAGGGGGTTATTCCAGGAGCTATTCATATTAATTATTTAGAAAATAATCAGGATAGTGGAGAATTTTATCCACCAAGTTATATACAGAGATATTATCCAGATAATAATATCATCCCAGATAAAGAAGTTATTATTTACTGTCAAACATCAATTAGAGCAGCCCAAAGCTTTTTAGCACTGCATAATGCTGGCTATAGAGATTTAAAACTTTATGATGGTGCCTGGATTGAATGGTCATCAGATAATTCTACTCCTAAAGGAATGTTAACAGGTGCTCCAGTTCAGCCAAATGCTCAAGATGGTTCTTAA
- a CDS encoding ArnT family glycosyltransferase, which yields MHYKFKKKLNKIKAWHLILLFFILNLIFLTNFPFVHSDEAWLSGLSRQILEQKTFKTTETFFDLLPRHPHAIKAFFHSIQIIFIKLFTYNIFSFRLISLISGSLSLFIFYKISYLITKSKSLSLASIVILAVEIQFIYSSHLARQEIILVLIMLIAIYYFLKEIYYQKKYISNFNFKKYHSNLKDIILAIILGTAIGFHPNALIISLPMVLIYSWSLFFKKEFKLKNYFSFMATLAFIALIFVYLSYSLDPNFFSNYLNYGANLGVLNSFLLKFKNLKIFYLKLFYQISGTYYLPLIKFQLLFFLIISIIASLKLFFKKDQINLYLILSIIGINLGFLLIGRYNQTSIIFIFPLYYLLFINLSKNLRPKLVFSLISILIICLTVNSGIVIYNDSHHNYQNYLNQIGKVIPANAKVLANLNTDYYFENGSLIDYRNLAFLAENNISFAKYITKNKIEYIIYPEEMDFIYNSRPQWNILYGNLYPFYSQLQTFLEKEAKLVKSFSNSTYGMRITPKIGEKEWKIKIYKVQHKADF from the coding sequence ATGCATTATAAATTCAAAAAGAAATTAAATAAAATTAAAGCTTGGCATCTTATTTTACTTTTTTTTATTTTAAATCTTATTTTCTTAACAAATTTTCCTTTTGTCCATTCTGATGAAGCTTGGTTAAGTGGTCTCTCCAGACAAATTTTAGAACAAAAAACTTTTAAAACTACAGAAACTTTTTTTGACTTATTACCACGTCACCCCCATGCAATCAAAGCTTTTTTTCATTCAATTCAGATAATATTTATTAAATTATTTACTTATAATATCTTTAGTTTTCGTTTAATTTCCTTGATCAGTGGTAGTTTAAGTCTTTTTATTTTTTATAAAATTTCTTATTTAATTACTAAATCAAAATCTTTAAGCTTGGCAAGCATAGTTATTTTAGCTGTTGAAATTCAGTTTATCTATAGTTCACATTTAGCCCGCCAAGAAATAATTTTAGTTTTGATTATGCTGATTGCGATTTATTATTTTTTAAAAGAAATTTATTATCAAAAAAAATATATTTCAAACTTTAATTTCAAAAAATATCATTCAAATTTAAAAGATATTATTTTAGCAATTATATTAGGAACAGCTATTGGATTTCACCCTAATGCTTTGATTATTTCTTTACCAATGGTTCTTATTTATAGTTGGAGTTTATTTTTTAAAAAAGAATTTAAATTAAAGAATTATTTTAGTTTTATGGCAACTTTAGCTTTTATTGCTTTAATTTTTGTTTATCTTAGTTATTCTCTTGATCCAAATTTTTTTAGTAATTATTTAAATTATGGAGCCAATTTGGGAGTTTTAAACTCATTTTTGCTTAAATTTAAAAATCTAAAAATCTTTTATTTAAAATTATTTTATCAAATAAGTGGCACTTATTATTTACCTTTAATTAAATTTCAACTTTTATTTTTTTTAATTATTAGCATAATTGCTAGCTTAAAACTATTTTTTAAAAAAGACCAAATTAATTTATATTTAATCCTAAGTATAATTGGCATTAATCTTGGTTTTTTGTTAATCGGAAGATATAATCAAACTTCTATTATTTTTATCTTTCCACTTTATTATTTATTATTTATCAATCTCAGCAAAAATTTAAGGCCCAAACTAGTTTTTAGCTTAATCAGTATTTTAATAATTTGTTTAACTGTAAATAGTGGAATTGTAATCTATAATGATAGTCATCATAACTATCAAAATTATTTAAATCAAATTGGAAAAGTTATTCCTGCTAATGCTAAAGTTTTAGCTAATTTAAATACAGATTACTATTTTGAAAATGGAAGCTTAATTGATTATAGAAACTTAGCATTTTTAGCAGAAAATAATATTTCTTTTGCTAAATATATAACTAAAAATAAAATAGAATATATAATTTATCCAGAAGAAATGGATTTTATTTATAATAGTCGACCACAGTGGAATATTTTATATGGTAATCTATACCCTTTTTATTCTCAATTACAAACCTTTTTAGAAAAAGAAGCTAAACTAGTTAAAAGTTTCAGTAATAGTACTTATGGGATGCGAATTACACCCAAAATAGGTGAAAAAGAATGGAAAATCAAAATTTATAAGGTTCAGCATAAAGCTGATTTTTGA